From Chrysemys picta bellii isolate R12L10 chromosome 1, ASM1138683v2, whole genome shotgun sequence:
agaagggcttgcatctgaagaagtgaggttcttacccacgaaagcttatgctcccaatacttctgttagtctcaaaggtgccacaggaccctctgttgctttttacagattcagactaacacggctacccctctgatacttgactccagtAATAGACTATAGTCCTTCAGAACAGTACCTGAGGCGAACCAGACAGGTTTAAACCCAGGGAGAGAGGAGCTACTAGACTTTTGTTTGCTGACAAATGATTGACTGGGGCTGAGACACTGGGATCTTTTCAGGTTCTGAAGAAATCCAGATGGCAGATGCTACATTTTAAGACCCACTCTAACCTGAGAAATCTCTGAAAGAAGATCAGAGGAGAAAGAATGGGTTGACATGTGTGCTAGAGAACAGATGTGTATAAGCTATGCCAAAACTTTTCATTGTAATTTAAATATTACAGACCAAACTTTCATGACATGCATATATATCAAAAGCTAACAGCAGAGTTGTTGGAATATCTACAGGAAGGAACATTAGTAAGTTTACTAATTAATAGTTTTAGCTTTAGAAAGTATTTCAGAAATATTCTACAAACTGTTTGCAATAGGTTTGTGCTATTCTCTAACATTTACATTTAGGGTCATGCACACAATACGTTTACAAGACTTGTGCAAGACTTTCCAAAAAGTCCTGAGAAACCAGAGCCGCTGGTCAATGTTTCAGCAAAGAGTAgagctgaggtgcaggaaaggggagTGTTATAGTAGTTGTAAGTATTACATTTACGACCATCACCTCTTACATGAGCATGGCTGAAGTAACTTGCACACTTAGCTGTATATTAGTGCAACACCAGTGTTTGCAGTATTCACCAATTTGAATACCCATTTGTAATGGCAACACCTCCCCTGCCCAGCTGAAGTAACTCTGTTTTCGCTTGTAACTTGCGAGATATCTACAGGCTACTGCATGGAAAGAGGATGTAGGTCCTGTGAGGATGAAAAGAAGCCTGTAGGATGATTGAACTCTCTGGATTCGGTCAACATTGGCCATTCAAAGCACTTCAGCTTCTCTTGGAAGAGTTTTTGTAGGTCAGAGTGTACAACTGGGAGCATCTGGTAAGGGAAAGTTAATAGAGATCGGTTCTGATTgaatttacacatgtaaatctggagtgataTTTTTGAAGTCAATGTTACTGAATTAAAAACCTGGCCCCAAATATTTGTCCCATGTACTGCAAACAGGCAGTAGCATAATATGAACACTCAGGAGTGCAGAcaattgtatatatatataatgaggCATTGAAATATGTTTATAAATAGCTTCAGTGCAGGACAGATGAATACAATGTCAGCTTTCACCCTGCTCTCACCATGTGTTTACACAGCTGTCATGATAAAATGGGAAACACTCGGAAGTGGAGGGCCAGAAGGAGTGTCTGTGGGAAGGTCTCAACTGTAAAATCACACAGCACTCAATTAGGCTGTGGAATTCACAGCCACAAGAGACCAATGGGgtcaagagcttagcaggattcaaagagggactgTAGGCATATATGGGTTACAGAATATTTAATTACAGtagtgaagatttttttttaaaagtcttggaAGGGCTCAACACTTTCCTGATTTACAGCACAAAATATGTCTAACTATTGGCTCTcgagggggaggggaattttcCCTGGAAGCAGGTTATCTCATAGCTGCCTATTGcagggcttcttccaccttcctctgcagcatctggtactggtcactggatactgggctacataGACTACAgatctgatccagtctgacaATGCctatctttctcttgcttctataAATCCAAGACTATATTTTTGCTTCTCTGTCTTAAGCTCCTGGGTGTCTCTAGATTTGCACCGAGAGAACTACGATGTCTCGTTAAATATAACctagtctcctgttcttttttcttttcaggaaGGAAAGTAAAAAATTTCTTGGACCTGCCCAGtacattatgtcagctgtcaatgacaccaacTTCAACTCTGCAATGTTCCTTCTCACtgggatacctgggcaggaagacatccatctctggatctctttccccttctgcttaatgtatgttatttcgatagtaggaaattcagtcattctcTTCATTATAAAAATAGATTCAAGGCttcatgagcccatgtacattttcctttccatgttggccatCACAGACCTTGGAATATCGATATCCACCATGCCGACAATACTGGGCATATACTTGTTTAACTCTAGGGAGATCAGCTTCGAAGCCTGTTTTGCCCAGCTGTTCTTCATACACTCGCTTCAATTCATTGAATCATCAGTGCtcttgttgatggcctttgaccgcttcatcgcgatctgtaacccactgagatATGCCTCCATCTTAACCCTGCCAAGAATAGCCAATATGGGACTGGTGTTTGTGCTAAGAGGAGTGGCTGTAATATTCCCACTCCCGTTTCTATTGAAACGGTTCCAATACTGTCAAAacaatgtcctctcccattcgTACTGCCTGCACCAAGAGGTCATGAAGATGGCTTGTTCAGATATCAGAGTGAACAGCATCTACGGCTTGACTATTACACTCTTAACAGTGGGGTTGGACTCGCTGTTCATATTtctctcttatgtgatgatcctcaaaacagtgctgagcattGCATCCCAGGCGGAGTGCctcagggccctgaacacctgcgtcTCCCACCTCTGCGCCGTCCTGCTCTTCTACACTCCAGAAATTGGCTTGTCTGTGTTACACAGATTTGGGAAGGGTTcttctcccttgcttcagattgTCCTGGGATACATCTCCCTGCTGGTCCCACCCCTGATTAATCCAATCGTGTACAGCGTGAAATGCAGACACCTGCGTGCGGGTATAATCAGGGCATTCGTCAAGTGAAGGGTCAGTTCATGAACCAGCTGCAGCACTGCCGTCAAGGGAGACATTGAACAGAGCCCACCTATTCCATCCTGGAGCCTTACTTCCAACACTACATGAGTTATTGATCTCCACTCTGTAGAGAGAGGTTCAGACGGGGTCTAATGCCTGGAGCAATTGGAGACGGGCTGGTGAGGGAGGAAAGTGCACTAGGGAAAGGAAACCAAGACAGGCAGCAGCATTTTCAAAGTGACTGTGTTCGTTGGGAGCCAGGGGACCGGTGGGATGTTGGCCCATAAATTGCCACATTGCTGGTTGTTCTGACCTCAGAATTCCTCTCGATACAGTCAATAAAGAGAAGGGAGGTGGATGTTGTTTCCCATTACACCTGGCCTGTCACTGTCCTGTCTCTGGTTAAACATCCCCAGGCCATGAGAAAAGCTGCAGAGCTGTTCTGCAGTCCCAGTCCTGGCCCTTCCTGAGCGCTCTGGGTGCTCCAGCTGTGATCCATGGGGCTGCACCAGCTGTATTCAGGGGATTTTCATGGGGCACAGTCACGCATCCTTCCCCTACGACCTCAGCAGGTGCTGGTGACTGAGTCATGTCAGAGACATGATTAACACAGGAACCCCAGGAGAAGCCATTCAGGCAGCCCACCCCCTCCACGTCAGTTGATGGCTCTGCATTCAGCACACCTACGGAGTGCACCCCCATCTAACCTAATGCCCCGGATGTGGAGCACAGCTGTGTCTGTGAAGGAGGGTCTGACACACAGGAGTCCTGGCAAGAGACTCTGGCCCATAttcccaccctgtccccttcGTTGGTGCTGCCCCAGCAATGCAAAGGGGTGAAAACAAGCCTCAGCTCCCCAACAGAGGCCTGGCTAGCTCCTATCCCAGCCCAGTACATTCAGTGTAGGATGGTCCCCCTTTCTAAAGGAAAAAGCGGAATACAGGCAGGAGCCCCGTCCCCTCTGTAAGCACACTCTTCCCCCTCATCTTCCCCCTAAATCCCATCCACTAGACAGGCCGGAAGCCAGAGCCAAGCCATGGTAAGGGCCTCCCAGGGAGAAAGGGCCATGATGGGGAACCCCAGAcgctccagctgccctgggcggtggcagggcctcgggggaaagatgagcaggagcagggcctcgtAGCGAGGGGAGCTAAGGACATtctcattcccctccccaccgAGAAGAGGCTCGCGTCACCCATGCTCCTGGAAGCCATTACCAACGGGTGGAggtcagcccagcccccaggctgctctaaactcCACTGAGGTAGACAGAGAATCAAACCACTTTATCTGGCCCCTTGACATCCCCGTTCTCTGCAGCGCACGGGGGAGCTCTGCTGGGACAGCAGAAAATACAGCCATGCCTGTCAAAACTGAAAATTGAGATTCCCGAGCAGTGTCTCGATTCCAGAtattggggctttaagaaagacGGGAAATAGTGCAAGACTCCTGATGAAATCCCAGGAGCTGGCACAACTGGCAGGATctcaagtggagcacccacaaacACAGGCACTGAGGGTTAGTTAATGGTCACACAGTCCATCTGTTGCAGAGACATTTGGCTGCAGAGCTGCGTGCTGTAAGGAACAGGGTTACGCCACAGACAGCCGGACAGAGCAGTGACGGGCTCACAGAGCCGCTGGGTTCCTGAGGCACAGCTCAGAGGGTCTCCTCCCCTAGTCAGGCATGAGACATGCACACACCGGGTAAGCAAGGCCATGCATATTCTTAATAGACATGGGAGTTACCCACGCCAAGCTCCACATGCCTGCTGCTAGCTCTCTTTTGGACCCACACAACTCCTCCCCCAGTCTAGGTACCCCCAAACTTGGTGATGTTGGAAATTTCAATGCAGGGTGTGAGGTCTATCTCCAGCACTAGAGTGGCTCTCACTGCTCATGGAGTGGGTGTGGGAGTCAGGATCAAACTTAAGGGCAGCCCAGCAGGGCTCTGTTCTGCCAGGCAACTCTCTCCAGACTCTTcaatctgtcctttaaatcagcttctctaTCCaaagactggaagatagctaatgtaataccAATATTTataaagggctctagaggtgatcccagcaattacagactggtaagtctaacgtcagtactgggcaaattagttgaaacaatagtaaagaatgaaattgtcagacacatagaagaacataacttgttggggaaaagtcaacatggtttctgtaaaggaaaatcatgtcttactaatttattagagttctttgaagaggtcaacaaacatgtagagaagggggatccagtggacatagtttacttagatttccagaaagcctttgacaaggtccctcaccaaactCTCTTACATGAATTAAGtagttatgggataagagggaagatcctttcatggattgagaactggttaaaagacagggaacaacgggtaggaataaatggtaaattttcagaatggagaggagtaactagtggtgttccccaagggtcagttctaggaccaatcttattcataaatgatctggagaaagggataaacagtgaagtggcaaagtttgcagatgatactaaactgttcaagatagttaagaccaaagcagactgtgaagaacttcaaaaagatctcacaaaactaaatgcttgggcaacaaaatggcaaaggaaatttaatgtggataaatttaaagtaatgcacattggagaaaaaataaccccaaatatacatacaatatgatgggggctaattcaGCTACAACTAAgcaggaaagagatcttagagtcatcgtggatagttctctgaagacgtccatgcagtgtgcagcggcgctcaaaaaagcaaacaggatgttaggaatcattcaaaaagggatagagaataagacggagaatatcttattgcccttatataaatctatggtatgtccacatcttgaatattgtgtacagatgtggtctcctcatctcaaaaaagatatactggcattagaaaaggttcagagaagggcaactaaaatgattaggggtttggaatgggtcccatatgaggagagattaaagaggcttggAAAAGAGGATACTAAGTGGGGATgtaatagaggtatataaaatcatgaatgatgtggagaaagtgaataaggaaaagttatttacttgttcccataatataagaactacaggccatcaaatgaaattaataggcagaaagtttaaaacaaataaaaggaagttcttcttcacacagcgcacagtcaacctgtggaacgccttgcctgaggaggttgtgaagactaggactataacagagtttaaaagagaactggatgaattcatggaggttaagtccattaatggctattagccaggatgggtaaggaatggtgtccctagcctctatttgtctgacggtggagatggatggcaggagagagatcactttttattatttatgttcTCTCTGAAAGCACGTCCTGATTCCCCCTCTTACTGctgagctgcaggaggggcccagAACTCCCTCGTCAAAGGGGGCTGTGCTAATGACAGGCCTCATCACCAAGGGGTGTTAGGAGGAGTTCACGTTCTCCACCCTGTGCCCCAAATCACCCTTATGAGGCACACAGAGCTGAAATCTCTGTAAGTTATCAGTACAACACCCCGTGCGGCAGGGCAGTACTACTAACACCACTGGGCAGATCCCAAGACCAGAAGacaccactgtgatcacctagtctgaccccccccttcctgtatagcacaggccagagttcTGCCCCAAAATAAGTcctagtccttttctgcagaactgtcgcTTACCCAgtgggtccccagcctgtagcggtgcatgggattcttccatcctaagtgcaggactctgaacttctccttgttgaacctcatcagatttcttttggcccaatcctccaatttgtctaggtcactctggactctatccctacccttcagtgtatctacctctccctacagcttggtatcatccgcaagcttgctgagggtgcagtccatcccaaTGAGGGATAGATAGGCAAGAGCATTTGTTTACAGAGCTGACATTTTGGATCCCCAAGAGAAATTGGAGGCttttcatcttcctcttcttTGGAACATAAATTAAGGTTTCACTGATTGAGTTTATGGATCACTGTGTATATGGAAAGGTAGAAACCTCCTGCCCAGTCTATGGCTAAGGTATGGTGCACATCAGATCCTCTAACCACCTTCCCATCTCTGTACATCCCCATCCACCTTGTAAAACATCCCTTCACCAGATCCTGCGGGCAGTGTCTACTGTGACAAACCCGGGTAGCACATCTCTGATGAACCTGTgctagcagggagcaggagaggatTCTACAGCAGTTGTTGAGGCCCAGAGATGGTGGGTGGGCCTAGCTACCAGTGGATCACAGAGATCTGTGCATAACTTTGGGGATCCCAGGATACTGGGTCCCCCTTTTCATTCAAGGGAAGGGAACCCCCCTCCTGGAATGATCTAAGAGAAATTTCCTTGTATGGAGCCCTGTGGAATCTCCCTTTACTTTTGGTACCCAGAGTGGAGAGCTCATtggtttgaggattggcctgctaaacccagggttgtgagttcagctcTTGAGGGaggacacttagggatctggggcaaaatcaatgcttggtcctgctaatgaaggcaggggctggactcaatgacctttcagggtcccttccagttctaggagataggatatctctattaatttaatGCAGAAAAGAGGCTGCTGAGAAAAATATGGTCctatactattattatttttatttctatcattattattctattttattttatttcagcaagatCAAAGTGTGACAGCATCATCAATATTATTTGGTCCCCGTCTAAGGTAGACATGTGACTCATCAGAACCACACGAACATTGATGACAAGCCCAGATTCCAGGAACAGAGCCTGCCGCAGTGCTCGTGCTGCGGTCCACTTGGGTAGAATCAACACACATCCCCTGTTAATTGGCCTTCTGAAGTTTGCATTGGCTGGCACAGTGTTAAAGCTGGCGCACACAaagccaagcagctgaggttccctgatggccaagtggccccaagggaatgtgcagacatgcttcataaagacaCCTGCCTCCCTGTTTGAACAGATACCgcctgctgccctgcaacctctCCGATGACTCCTTGTCCTTTACAGTGAAGACGTGTGGTGTCAGCGGCTCCccttctagcaggaattgggtacgttggcaggtttcactatctttaaattgcaaagtgaaggggaaaggctgTGAGCTGTTAGAATTTGAAGATATGATAGCACAATGAACACAAAATCCACACCCACCGTTGAAAGAATGACAATTAAACCATACAGGATGTTGACTTTTATATCCGCGCAGGCCAGCTTCATGATATCAGGGTGAAAGCAAAATGAGTGGGAAAGCACATTGCTCCCACAGTAGGTTAGCCTCTTGAGCAGAAAGGGTATTGGGAAGAGGGAGATCACAGCTCTTGAAACAATTGCCAGCCCTATTTTTATGATGGTTGGCTTGGTCAAGATGGACGAATATCTCAGAGGGTTGGAGATAGCGATGAAACGATCGAAGGCCATGGCTAGGAGCACCAAGGATTCCTTCACTGACAGTATATGGATAAAATACATCTGGGTGAGACAGGCATTGAACTCAATTTTTCTGACCTTAAACCAAAAGATGCCCATCGTGGTAGGAAGGGTACACAAAGCCAAGCCCAGGTCCATCACGGCCAGCATGGAAAGGAAGTAGTACGTAGGCTTATGAAGACTTTGGGTCTTCTTGATGATGATCAGGATCAGGCAGTTCCCTGAAAGGCCGACAAGATAGAACATGCAGAAAGGGATGGAGATCCAGTGGTGATTGGCTTCCAGCCCCGGAAAGCCCGTCAGGAGGAAGGTGGAAGGCTGATAGAAGGAGGAATTGACAAGTGGCACGGTGTGCTGAAGCTGCTCCATCCCACCTCAGATGTCGCACAGCCtagagttaaaaacaaaacagcaacaaacTGCCCATGTCATTTGTCTGTACAGTGCATAAAACCCTATAACCACAACCGCCCATctgattacctgctctgtggtACATATGACCA
This genomic window contains:
- the LOC101946455 gene encoding olfactory receptor 51G2-like → MSAVNDTNFNSAMFLLTGIPGQEDIHLWISFPFCLMYVISIVGNSVILFIIKIDSRLHEPMYIFLSMLAITDLGISISTMPTILGIYLFNSREISFEACFAQLFFIHSLQFIESSVLLLMAFDRFIAICNPLRYASILTLPRIANMGLVFVLRGVAVIFPLPFLLKRFQYCQNNVLSHSYCLHQEVMKMACSDIRVNSIYGLTITLLTVGLDSLFIFLSYVMILKTVLSIASQAECLRALNTCVSHLCAVLLFYTPEIGLSVLHRFGKGSSPLLQIVLGYISLLVPPLINPIVYSVKCRHLRAGIIRAFVK
- the LOC135984278 gene encoding olfactory receptor 51G2-like, with protein sequence MEQLQHTVPLVNSSFYQPSTFLLTGFPGLEANHHWISIPFCMFYLVGLSGNCLILIIIKKTQSLHKPTYYFLSMLAVMDLGLALCTLPTTMGIFWFKVRKIEFNACLTQMYFIHILSVKESLVLLAMAFDRFIAISNPLRYSSILTKPTIIKIGLAIVSRAVISLFPIPFLLKRLTYCGSNVLSHSFCFHPDIMKLACADIKVNILYGLIVILSTVGVDFVFIVLSYLQILTAHSLSPSLCNLKIVKPANVPNSC